The genomic interval TTTGGCGCTCGTCTTCGCCCACGTGTTCTACCGCGGCTTCATGCGGACGCCCGAAGGCGATCCGGCGATGGTCCGCGTGGCGGAGGCCGTCCGCCGCGGGGCGTACGCGTACCTGGGCAAGCAGGCGCGGGTGGTCTACCTGGCGGTGGCGGCGCTGGTGGTGCTGCTCGCGGTGCTGGCGTTTCTGGGGCTGCAGCGGCCGCTGACGCCGGTGGGCGTGGGCGCAGCGGCGCTGCTCTCGGGGCTCTGCGGCTTCCTGGGGATGAAGACGGCCACCCACGCCTCGGCCCGGACGTGCCACGCGGCGAAGGCGAGCCTCGACGGGGGGCTCCGCGTCGCCTTCCGGGCGGGGGCGGTCATGGGCCTGTGCGTCACGGGCTTCGCGCTGCTGGACGTCTCGCTGTGGTTCGCGGTGCTCTGGTTCCTCACCGACGCGGGCGAGACGCCCGACGGCCTCGTGACGCTGACCACGCTCACGCTCACCTTCGCGGTGGGGGCGAGCCTGCAGGCGCTCTTCGCCCGCGTGGGCGGCGGCATCTACACCAAGGCCGCCGACGTGGGGGCCGACCTGGTGGGCAAGGTCGAGGCGGGCATCCCCGAGGACGACGCCCGCAACCCCGCGACCATCGCCGACAACGTGGGCGACAACGTCGGGGACGTCGCGGGCATGGGGGCGGACCTCTACGAGAGCTACTACGGCAGCATCCTCGCGGCGATGGCGCTCGCGGCGGCGGCGGCCTTCGGGCTGGGGCTGGAGACGGCCGACGCCGTGAAGCTGGTGGTCGCGGCTCCCGCGCTGGGCGGGCTGGGGATCCTGTGCTCGATCGCGGCGATCTACGCGGTCAAGGCCCGCGAGGGGGCGGGCTTCGCCGAGCTGCTCAAGAGCCTGCACCGCGGCGTGTACCTCTCCTCAATCGGCATCGCCGCCCTCTCCGCCGGCCTGCTGTTCGGGCTTCTCGGCGGGATCGAGGGCGTGTCGTGGCACGGGATCTGGATCGCGATCCTGGCGGGCCTGCTCGCCGGGCTCGTCATCGCCTGGGGCACCGAGCGCTACACCAGCTACGAGCACAAGCCGACGGTGGAGATCGCCCGCAAAGCCGAGACCGGCCCGGCGACGGTGATCATCTCCGGCGTCGCGACCGGGATGATGTCGACGTGGGTGCCGCTGCTCACGATCGTCGTGGCGATCCTGGTGGCCTTCCACGCGGCCGGCGGCGGCGGCACCGCCGACGGCTCCTTCCTGCTGGGCGTGTTCGGCGTGGGGCTCGCGGCGGTGGGGATGCTGTCGACGCTGGGAATCACGCTGGCGACCGACGCCTACGGCCCGATCGCCGACAACGCCGGCGGCAACGCGGAGATGACCCACCAGGCGCCCGAGGTCCGCGAGCGGACGGACATGCTCGACTCGCTGGGCAACACGACGGCCGCGACCGGCAAGGGCTTCGCGATCGGCTCGGCGGCGCTCACCGCGCTGGCGCTGCTGGCGGCGTACGTCATCACGGTGCAGGCGCAGCTCACGGCCAGCGTCTCGCCCGACGCGGGCATCGTCGCCAAGCTGCAGAACCTGCCCGCGGAGATCGTGGACCTGCCCCAGGTCAAGCCGGTGGTCGAGTACCAGGGCGGCGGGCGGATGGCGGTCTACCTCGGCCGCGACAGCTTCGACGCGGGGCTGCTGCAGGCCGGCGCGGGCGCGGCGGCGGTGCTCGACGACCTGCTCGACGGCCGGCGGCAGGCCGCGGCCAAGGCGGGGGTGCCGCCGCTGCCGCTGCTGCTCGGCGGCGTGTGGGAGGGCGACGCGGCGTCGGGCTTCCGGCGCTTCCGGCTGCTCGACGGCGCCGAGGGCATCCCGGGCGTGTCGGGGGCCGTGGTGCCGGCGCAGGTGGCGACGCTGCCGGAGGTGCTCGCCCACTTCGACGTCACGCTGATGAACCCGCGCGTGCTGTGCGGGCTGTTCCTGGGCGTCATGCTCGTGTTCGTCTTCTGCGCGATGACGATGGAGGCGGTGGGCCGGGCCGCGAAGCAGATGATGGAGGAGTGCCGCCGGCAGTTCGCCGAGATGCGGAGCGGCTTCCGGGCCGCGGGCATGAGCGAGGCGGAGCTCGCCGACGTGACGAGGTGGCCCGAGGAGGTCGAGGTCGGCGGGCACCGCTACCCCGACTACGCGAACTGCGTGGCGATCTCCACCGGCGGCGCCCTCCGCGAGATGGTTGCCCCGTCGCTGCTCGCGGTGGCCGTGCCGGTCGCCACCGGCCTGGTGCTCGGCGTCGCCGCCGTGATGGGCCTGCTCACCGGGACGCTGGTCTGCGGCTTCGCCGTCGCGATCTTCATGGCCAACGCGGGGGGCGCCTGGGACAACGCGAAGAAGTACATCGAGACCGGCGCCCTGGGCGAGGGCCGCGGCAAGGGCAGCGACGAGCACAAGGCCGGCGTCGTCGGCGACACCGTGGGCGACCCTTTCAAGGACACGAGCGGCCCGAGCCTGAACATCCTGATCAAGCTGGTGAGCGTGGTGTCGGTGGTGTTCGCCGCGGTGGTGGTGCGGTACGCGCCGGTGGTGGGGGGATGGGTGGGGCTTTGAGGGGGGAAGCGAAGAAGCGAAGAAGCGAAGAAGTGGAGAAGCGGAGAAGAGAAGAGAAGAGGCGGAGGAGTGGAGGAGTGGAGGAGCGAGGAAGTGATGAAGAGGCGGAGAGACGAAGAGAAGGAGGGAGGAAGAGGTGAAGCGAAGACGTCAGCAGCGGCCCCGGCCGCGGAGAAGCCAAGAATCGACCGCATCCAGATGCTGACTTCCCCGCTTCTTCGCTTCCCCGCTTCCCCGCTCTGATCGCCGGAGGCGATGCCCCCCCATGCTCTACCGCCTCGCCGCCGATGTCGTCCTCGCCGTCCACGTCGGCATCGTCGCGTTCGTGATCCTCGGGCTGCTGCTGACCGTCGTCGGCGGCGGCGCCGGCTGGTCGTGGGTCCGCAACCGGTGGTTCCGGCTCGCGCACCTGGCGACCATCGGCGTGGTGGTGGTGCAGGCCTTCGTCGGCGTGGTCTGCCCGTTCACGACGTGGGAGAGCCAGCTACGGGAGGCCGGCGGGCAGACGGGCTACGGCGACCTGTCGTTTGTGGCCTACTGGCTGCGGTCGGTGCTGTTCTTCGACGGCGAGCCGTGGATGTTCATCCTCGGCTACTCGCTCTTCGGCCTCGCCGTCGTCGCCACGCTCTTCTTCGTCCCGGTGCGGTGGCGCGGCCGGGCGGACCGCGGATCCGCGGACCGCGGCTGAAAGCGGCCGCGGGAGCCCGCGGTCCGCGGGGGCTCCGGCCGGCTCCTACGCTTTGGCCATGACGCGTCCCGCCTACGACAGCATCCTCGACACGATCGGTGACACCCCGCTGGTGAAGCTGCGGCGCACGGGGCCCGGGGGCGGCGGCTCGATCCACGTGAAGTGCGAGTTCTTCAACCCGCTCTCCAGCGTCAAGGACCGCATCGGCCGGGCGATGATCGAGGCGGGCGAGAAGGCCGGCCGCGTGAACAAGGACACCCACATCATCGAGCCGACGTCGGGCAACACGGGCATCGCGCTCGCCTTCGTCTGCGCGGCAAAGGGCTACAAGCTCACGCTGACGATGCCCGACTCGATGTCGGTGGAGCGGCGGGCGCTGCTGCGGATGCTCGGCGCCGAGCTGGTGCTCACCGAGGGCGCCAAGGGCATGAGCGGCGCCATCGCCAAGGCCGCCGAGCTGGTCGGCACCAGCGACAACGCGTGGATGCCCCAGCAGTTCGAGAACCCCGCGAACCCGCAGGCGCACTACGAGACGACCGGCCCGGAGATCTGGGAAGCCACCGGGGGCAAGGTCACGCACCTCGTGCACGGCGTGGGCACCGGCGGCTGCCTCTCGGGCGCCGGGCAGTACCTCAAGGAGCAGAACCCCGATGTCAAGGTGATCGCGGTGGAGCCGACCGACTCGCCGGTGATCTCCGGCGGCGAGCCCGGCCCCCACAAGATCCAGGGCATCGGCGCGGGCTTCATCCCCAAGAACCTCAACAAGGAGATCCTCGACGGCGTCGAGCAGGTCACCAACGACGAGGCGTTCGCCTGGGCGCGGAAGATCTCCGAGCACGAGGGCGTCCTCGGCGGCATCTCCACCGGGGCCAACGTGTGCGCGAGCGTCCGGATCGCGGAGAAGGACCCCGCGGCGCACATCGTCACCATCGGCTGCAGCTTCGGCGAGCGGTACCTGTCGACCCCGCTCTTCGACGGCCTGCGGTGAGCGCTGCCCCGGCGTGGGTGATCCGGGTCGTTCGCTCCTGCTGGTGCTTCCCCAGCACGCTGCCCGGCCTGGCGGTCGCCGTGCTCAACCCGCTCTTCGGCGGGACGACCGCCGCGCACACCGGCGTCGTCGAGAGCCACGGCGGGCTCGCGGCGTGGTTGCTCCGGCACGCGACGCTGCTCCGCGGTGGCGCGCTGGCCATCACGCTCGGAGAGGTCGTGCTCGGGCGGACGGCGGCGGCGCTGGACCTCACCCGGGCCCACGAGCGGGTGCACGTCGCACAGGCCCGCCGGTGGGGCCCGCTCTTCTACCCGGCGTACGGGCTCGCGACGGTCGCCGCCTGGCGCCGCGGCGCGTGCCCGTACCGCGGCAACCGCTTCGAGGTCGAGGCCCACGCCGCCGCGTAGCGGGTGCCGCGGGAAGCGACGCGGTCACGCCTCGATCCGCTCCCACGCCCCGCGTCTCCATCGCCACCAGAAGGCGACGGCCTGGGCGGCGACGTAGGCGGAGAGCGCGACCCAGGCCATGTGCACGGCGTACGCGTCGAAGAGCACCGTCGCCAGCCAGCCGCCGCCGAGCAGGACGATCGTCGCGGAGAAGGCGGTGAACACGGCGGGGAAGCGGTTGTCGCCGGCGCCGCGGAGGGCGCCCAAGTAGATGAACTGCACGGCGTCGCTCCACTGGAAGCTCACGCCGATCCACAGCAGCACGATGCCCAGCGCGGCGACCTCGGCGTCGGCCGCGACCCCGCCGACGATCCACGGGCCGGCCGTGAAGGCGAGCAGGCCGCAGAAGCCGACCCACGCGGCGGCGATCCGCATCGCGACGGCGGCCGCCCGGCGGGCCCGCCCGCGGTCGCC from Phycisphaera mikurensis NBRC 102666 carries:
- a CDS encoding sodium/proton-translocating pyrophosphatase; the encoded protein is MPLLFLLAPLGAALALVFAHVFYRGFMRTPEGDPAMVRVAEAVRRGAYAYLGKQARVVYLAVAALVVLLAVLAFLGLQRPLTPVGVGAAALLSGLCGFLGMKTATHASARTCHAAKASLDGGLRVAFRAGAVMGLCVTGFALLDVSLWFAVLWFLTDAGETPDGLVTLTTLTLTFAVGASLQALFARVGGGIYTKAADVGADLVGKVEAGIPEDDARNPATIADNVGDNVGDVAGMGADLYESYYGSILAAMALAAAAAFGLGLETADAVKLVVAAPALGGLGILCSIAAIYAVKAREGAGFAELLKSLHRGVYLSSIGIAALSAGLLFGLLGGIEGVSWHGIWIAILAGLLAGLVIAWGTERYTSYEHKPTVEIARKAETGPATVIISGVATGMMSTWVPLLTIVVAILVAFHAAGGGGTADGSFLLGVFGVGLAAVGMLSTLGITLATDAYGPIADNAGGNAEMTHQAPEVRERTDMLDSLGNTTAATGKGFAIGSAALTALALLAAYVITVQAQLTASVSPDAGIVAKLQNLPAEIVDLPQVKPVVEYQGGGRMAVYLGRDSFDAGLLQAGAGAAAVLDDLLDGRRQAAAKAGVPPLPLLLGGVWEGDAASGFRRFRLLDGAEGIPGVSGAVVPAQVATLPEVLAHFDVTLMNPRVLCGLFLGVMLVFVFCAMTMEAVGRAAKQMMEECRRQFAEMRSGFRAAGMSEAELADVTRWPEEVEVGGHRYPDYANCVAISTGGALREMVAPSLLAVAVPVATGLVLGVAAVMGLLTGTLVCGFAVAIFMANAGGAWDNAKKYIETGALGEGRGKGSDEHKAGVVGDTVGDPFKDTSGPSLNILIKLVSVVSVVFAAVVVRYAPVVGGWVGL
- a CDS encoding DUF2784 domain-containing protein, coding for MLYRLAADVVLAVHVGIVAFVILGLLLTVVGGGAGWSWVRNRWFRLAHLATIGVVVVQAFVGVVCPFTTWESQLREAGGQTGYGDLSFVAYWLRSVLFFDGEPWMFILGYSLFGLAVVATLFFVPVRWRGRADRGSADRG
- the cysK gene encoding cysteine synthase A — protein: MTRPAYDSILDTIGDTPLVKLRRTGPGGGGSIHVKCEFFNPLSSVKDRIGRAMIEAGEKAGRVNKDTHIIEPTSGNTGIALAFVCAAKGYKLTLTMPDSMSVERRALLRMLGAELVLTEGAKGMSGAIAKAAELVGTSDNAWMPQQFENPANPQAHYETTGPEIWEATGGKVTHLVHGVGTGGCLSGAGQYLKEQNPDVKVIAVEPTDSPVISGGEPGPHKIQGIGAGFIPKNLNKEILDGVEQVTNDEAFAWARKISEHEGVLGGISTGANVCASVRIAEKDPAAHIVTIGCSFGERYLSTPLFDGLR